GCCCTGCGCGAGGCGTCGGGGCGCGTAGTGCGAGATGAAGAGGGCGATGCCGATGGCGACCGGGACGGCCATGAGCATGGCGAGCGCCGCGGCGTAGACGGTGCCGAACATGAGCGGCCCGACGTACGCCCAGAAGCCGCTCCCGCCGGAGATCTCGGCGGGCGGGGCCGTGAGGGCCGGGATGCTCTGCACGATGAGGAACAGCGCGACGGCCGCGAGGATCACGAGGATGAGCGTGCCGGACCCCCGGGAGAGGCCGGAGAAGACGCGGTCGCCGACGCGGGCCTTGGGCTTCGCGTCCTGGGAGCTGCGGGGAGCGGCGGGGGCGGCGGCGACGTCGCGCGGCCGATCGGACTCGGGAGCCTGGGGAGGCTGCGGGGCGGCGGTCGTCATGGGTCGGGATCCCTACGGTCTGGATGGTGGGGCTGCGGGCGGCGGTCCGCCCGTGGGGACGCCCCCTGACCCGCGCTGGCGCGGATCAGGGGGCGGACGGCGGGTGCTACTTGATCGACTCGACCGCGGTCTTGACCTGCGCGGCGACCGTGTCGGACAGCGGCGCGGCGCCGGCCTTATCGGCGGCGACCTGCTGGCCCTCGGTGCTGGTCACGTAGCCGAGGTAGGCCTTGACGAGCTCGCCGACGGCCGGGTCCTTGTACTCCTGGCAGGCGATGAGGTAGCTGACGAGGACGATCGGGTACACGCCGGACTCGGTGGTGGAGTAGTCGAGGTCGAAGACGACGTCGTTCGCCTCGCGGCCCTCGGCCTCGGGCGACGCCTCGACGACGGCCGCGGCGGCCTCCGGCGAGAAGCCGACGAACTCGTCGCCGACCTTGATCTTCGCGACGCCCAGGTCGCCCGCCTTGGACGCGTCGGCGTAGCCGATGATGTTCGTGCCGCCGGTGATGGCGTCGACGACGCCGGACGTGCCCTGGGCCGCCTCGCCGCCCTGGTAGGGCCAGACGCCCGCGGGCGTGGCGTCCCAGACGTCCTTCGCCGTGGTGTTGAGGTACTTGGCGAAGTTCTCGGTGGTGCCCGAGTCGTCCGAGCGGTGCACGGCGGTGATGCCGGCGTCGGGCATCGTGGCGTCGGGGTTGAGCGCGACGATGGCCGGGTCGTTCCACTTCGTGATGGTGCCCTTGAAGATGCCCGCGGCGGTGGCGGCGTCGAGGTGCAGCTCCGTCACGCCGTCGATCTTGAACATGAGGGCGATGGGGGAGATGTAGGCCGGGATGTCGATCGGCTTGACGCCGTCGGCGCACTGGCCGAACGTGCCCGTGAGCTCGTCGGTCTTGAGCGCGCGGTCGGAGCCGGCGAAGTTCGCGTTCTGGCCGCCGGCCATGAACGCCTCGCGCCCGGCGCCGGATCCCTCGCCGGCGTAGCTGACGGTGACGTCGGGGTTGGCGGTCTGGAACGCGGCGCTCCAGGCCTCCTGCGCGGAGCCCTGCGAGGTGGCGCCGATGCCGTTGAGCGAGCCGGACAGGGTGGACGCCGAGGCGTCGCCCCCCTCGGCGGGCGCCTCGTTGGCGGCGCAGGAGGAGAGGGCGATGGCGGTGACGGCGGCGAGCGCTGCTGCGCTGCCGAGACGCGAGATCTTCACGTGATGGAGCCTTCCGGGTATTTCGTGCTGTGAGGGGGCAGGTGCACGCCCCTCGAAGAAGCTATGTCGGGCTCTTGACCGGCTCGGCGGATATCGGTGAACGGGAGGTGAACAGACCACGCGGATCGGCACGGGCTCAGGCGCTCGGGCGCACAGTGGTCGGTCGGGCTGCGCGCGGGCCGACAGGAGGCCGCGGCGGCGTCAGGCCGACGGCCCGTACGTCTCGACCGCGAGGATCCCGGCCTCCGGATCCGACGCCGACAGGTGCACCACCGAGAACTCGGCGGGCGACAGCATCCCGGCCCGCGGCATGCGGCTCGCGCGCGGCGTCTCGGTGGCGAGGGCGATCTCGTGCAGGATCTCCGGCAGCACCGGGCTGTGGCTGCAGAGCACGGCGCTCCGGGCCTTGCGCACGCGCTTCGCGACGGTGGCCCGCACGGATCCGCCGTCGGTCTCGTACGCGTCCTGGCTGATCCCGGCGTCCTCCTTCACGCGACGGCCGAGGGCCTCGGCGAGGGGCGCGACCGTCTGCAGGCAGCGCTCGGCCGTGCTGCTCGTGACCACGCGCGGCCCGAACGCCAGCAGCGTCGGCACGATCGACCGCGCCTCGCCCTGTCCGCGCGCGCTGAGCGGCCGGGACGCGTCGGCCCCGTCCCACTCGTACGGCTGCACGGCGTGGCCGTGGCGCAGCGCGATGAGGGCGAACGACCGGTGCGAGCCCGTCTCCACGAGCCCGGCGAACAGGTCGAGGATCTGCACCTCGCCCGGGTAGTCGAGGCGCTTGCGGGCGTTGGGGATCGAGACCCACTCGACGCTCTCGACCTCGTCGTCGGGCTCGAAGCGGCCCGCCTCGACCATGGCGTCCGTGGCCTCGGCGGCCCAGTAGCTCACCGACTTCCGGCGACCTCCGGAGATGCCGTACTCGATGGCGCCGAGGGGCACGCCGAGCGCGACCCGGAGGCCGGTCTCCTCGTGCACCTCGCGGACGGCGGTCTGCGGGAGAGTCTCGCCGGGATCCACCTTGCCCTTGGGCAGGGAGGTGTCGCGGCGGCGCGTGCGGTGGATGATGAGCACCCGGATCCGGCCCTCGACCACGTGCCAGACGACGGCGCCTGCGGCGAAGACGGAGGGGGAGGGGGGCACGTCCCCCACGCTAGCGGGGTCGGCGCCCAACGGAGCCGCGCCCAGCGGAGCCGCGCCCAGCGGAGCAGCGCTCAGCGGAGCACGCGCCGCTTGCGCTTGGCCACGATGCCCATCACCGCGGTCTGCAGGTCCTCCAGCGTGGTGCCGTCGGCGCCCTTGTTGCGGCGCGTCCACTCGCCGTCGGAGTCGAGGACCCAGGCGGAGGTGGTGTCGGCCATGGCGCGGTCGAACAGGTCCTCGATCTCCTGCAGGTGCGCGGGATCGACGAGGCGCACCAGGGCCTCGACGCGGCGGTCGAGGTTGCGGTGCATCATGTCGGCGCTGCCGATGTAGGTGGCCTGGTCGCCGTCGTTGACGAACGAGAACACGCGGCTGTGCTCGAGGTAGCGGCCGAGGATCGACCGCACCTCGATGTTCTCGCTGAGCCCCGGCTGCCCCGGCGTGAGCGAGCAGATGCCGCGCACCCAGACCTGCACCGGCACGCCCGCGTTGCTGGCCCGGTACAGCGCGTCGATGATCTTCTCGTCGACGATGGAGTTGACCTTGATGCGGATGCCGCTCGGCTTGCCGTCGAGCGCGTTCTGCGTCTCCACGGCGATGCGCTTGAGCAGGCCCTTCCGCAGGTGCAGCGGCGCGACGAGCAGGCGCTTGAACTTCTTCTCGATGCCGTAGCCGGAGAGCTCGTTGAACAGGCGCGTGAGGTCCTTGCCCACCACGTCGTCCGCGGTGAGGAGCCCGAGGTCCTCGTAGATGCGGCTCGTCTTGGGGTTGTAGTTGCCCGTGCCGATGTGGCTGTAGTGCCGGAGCACCCCGCCCTTCTCCTGGCGGATGACGAGCGCGAGCTTGCAGTGGGTCTTGAGGCCCGCGACGCCGTAGACCACGTGCACGCCGGCCTTCTCGAGCTTGCGCGCCCACGTGATGTTGGCCTGCTCGTCGAACCGGGCCTTGATCTCCACCAGCGCGAGCACCTGCTTGCCCGCCTCGGCCGCGTCGATGAGCGCCTCGACGATGGGGCTGTCGCCGCTCGTGCGGTAGAGGGTCTGCTTGATGGCGAGCACGTGGGGGTCCGCCGCCGCCTGCTCGAGGAACGCCTGCACGCTCGTGGTGAACGACTCGTAGGGGTGGTGCAGCAGGATGTCCTGCTGCGCGATGGAGCGGAAGATGTCGGCGCGCGAGTTGTCCTCGGCCGGCTTCAGCGCGACGGCCGTGGTGGGCACGTTGTTCGGGTAGTGCAGCGCCGGGCGGTCGAGCTTGGCGAGGTCGAACAGGCCGCCGAGGTCGAGGGGGGACGGCAGCGTGAACACCTCCTGCTCGGTGATGTCGAGCTCGCGCATGAGGAGGTCGAGCGTGACGGCGTCCATGTCGTCCGAGATCTCGAGGCGGATGGGCGGGCCGAACCGGCGCCGCAGCAGCTCCTTCTCGAGGGCCTGGATGAGGTTCTCGGTCTCGTCCTCCTCGATCTGCACGTCCTCGTTGCGCGTGACGCGGAAGACGTGGTGCTCGACGATCTCCATGCCCGGGAACAGCGTCTCGAGCTGGTTCGCGATGAGATCCTCGAGCGCGATGAAGTCGATGGGGCCCGAGCGGGTGTCCGGCGTGAGCGGCATGAAGCGCGGCAGCATCTGCGGCACCTTGATGCGCGCGAACTCCTGGCGGTTCGTCTTCGGGTTGCGGATGCGCACCGAGAGGTTGAGCGACAGGCCGGAGATGTAGGGGAACGGGTGCGCCGGATCCACCGCGAGCGGCATGAGCACGGGGAAGACCTGCTCGGAGAACAGCTCGTGCAGGCGGTCCTGCTGCGCCTCGTCGAGCGAGTCCCAGCGCACGATGCGGATGCCGTGCTCCTCGAGGGCCGGCCGGACGCTGTCGTTGAAGGCGGCCGCGTGACGCACCTGGAGCCGGTACGCGGTCTCGTTGATGGCGGAGAGCACCTCGGCGGGGGTGCGGCCGATGTTGGTGGGGACGGCGAGGCCCGTCGCGATGCGGCGCTTGAGGCCGGCGACGCGCACCATGAAGAACTCGTCGAGGTTGCTCGCGAAGATGGCGAGGAAGTTGGCGCGCTCGAGGACCGGCAGCTCCGGGTCCTCGGCGAGCTCCAGCACGCGGCGGTTGAAGGCCAGCCAGCTCAGCTCGCGGTCGAGGAAGCGCCCCTCGGGGAGGGTCCCGTCGTCCTCCAGGATCTCGTCCTCGTCGAAGTCGTCCAGGGATTCGGCGACCGCCTTCGCATCGCCGATGTACGTCTCGCTGTCCATCCGCCCATCATGGCATCGCGGTGCGCGCTCCGGACTCCGGCAGGTGAACGCACGGTGAACCGCATCGGGGGCGCGCCGGGGGAGGCGCGGGGATCAGGCGCTGCGGTACTGGACGTCGAGTGCGGCGTCGCGGAAGGCGGCCCTGCGGTACAGCGCGAGGGCGGGCGCGTTGTCCGCCTCGACGTAGAGGTCGACCTCCTCGAGGCCGCGCGCGGCGAGCAGGTCGAGGCCGGCGGCGAGGAGCGCGGATCCGAGCCCGCGGGCCGCGCGGTCCGGGTCCACTCCCAGCACGTAGACCTCCGCCTCGCCGTCCTCCGCCTTGAGCCAGTGGAAGCCGGCCAGCCGGCCGTCCGCGTCGCGGGCGAGGAGCAGCAGGGAGGCGTCGAACCAGGGCTCGGCGACGCGGTCGTCGAGGTCGCCGCGCGTCATGCGGCCCTGCTCGGGGTGGCTGGCGAAGGCGCGCGCGTTGAGCGCGACCCAGTCGTCGGCGTCCTCCGCCGTGAAGGAGGAGAGCGCGAGGCCCGCGGGCATCGGGCGCTCGCCGAGGCCGGCGCGCGCCTCCGCGACCGACGCGCGCAGCTGCAGGAGCTCGCGGGCCCGGTCGAGCCCGGTCGCGGCGGCGAGGCCACGCGCGCCCGGGTGGTCACCGTGCGCCCAGACGGAGACGGGGGATCCCGCGGCCTCCGCGAGCACGGCGTCGAGGAGCGCGCGGCCGACGCCCCGGCCGCGGTGGGTCGGATCCACGACGAGCTCGGCCTCGATCCCGGCGTCCCCGCGCGCGACGACGGCTGCGCCGACGGGGCGGTCGTCCGTCCCCGGCGCGGCGAGGAGGGCGGGTCCGCCGTCGGCGCCGAGCGTGAGGCGGGTCTGCTCGTTGAACGGGCCGACGCCGTCGGCCTCGCGGGCCAGGTCGCCGAGCGCGAGGACGCCGCGGACGGCGTCGGGGGTCGGGTCGACGCGGGCGACGCGCGGGGCGTCAGGCGCCGGGGTCGGCGGGGGCGGGAACGCGCTCACTGTCCTCCTCGTAGACGTTGAAGCGGTAGCCGACGTTGCGCACCGTGCCGATGAGCGACTCGAGGTCGCCGAGCTTCGCGCGCAGGCGCCGCACGTGCACGTCGACCGTGCGCGTGCCGCCGAAGTAGTCGTAGCCCCACACCTCGCTGAGCAGCTGCTCGCGCGTGAAGACCCGCGACGGATGGCTCGCGAAGAAGCGGAGCAGCTCGAACTCCTTGAACGTGAGGTCGAGGGGCTTGCCGTGCACCTTGGCCGAGTAGCTGGCCTCGTCGATGACGACGCCGGACGCCTGGATCTTGCTGCCCGTGTGCTCCAGCGCCGCGCGGCCGATGACGAGGCGCACGCGCGCGTCGACCTCGGCGGGGCCGGCGGAGTCGAGGATCACGTCGGTGGCGCCCCAGTCCGCGCTGACCGCGGTGAGGCCGCCCTCGGTGAGCACGAGGATGAGCGGCGTGCCGCCGCCCGTGGTCGTGAGGATCTTGCAGAGCGACTTCGCGCTGGCGAGGTCGCGTCGGGCGTCGACGAGCACGAGGTCGGCCGCGGGGGCGTTCACCAGGCTCGACGCATCCGCCTGGATGTGCCGGGTGCGGTGGCTGAGGAGCCCGAGTGCCGGGAGCACGTCGGTGTCCGCGGACGAGGTCAGGATCAACAGCTGGGCCACAGGGATCCTCCATGGATGAATTCCCCCCATGATACGTGGGGCAGGATTGCAGGGTGACCTCCCCCTTGCGCAGCCTCGTCCCCGTCTGGCTGGCCGCCGCCGTCGGCGCGGTCGTGGTGGCGGTCGCGGTCGGTCCCGACGCGGCCCCGCGGTGGTTCCCGCTCGTGCTCGCCACGTGCGTCATCGCGACCTTCGTGATCCAGCTGGCGCTGCCCCGCAAGACCGGCTTCGTGGACCGCGCCGTCGGCAGCGTGGTCGGCGCCGTCCTCGTGCTCGCCGCAGCCACGGCCGTCGTGCTGCTGGTGCCGATCGCCGCCTAGCCCGCCCGGTCGGATCCGGCCGCCCGTGGGGTAGATTGAGGCCATGTCGTCGCTGCTTGCTCTGGAACTC
The genomic region above belongs to Clavibacter phaseoli and contains:
- a CDS encoding RNA degradosome polyphosphate kinase, which encodes MDSETYIGDAKAVAESLDDFDEDEILEDDGTLPEGRFLDRELSWLAFNRRVLELAEDPELPVLERANFLAIFASNLDEFFMVRVAGLKRRIATGLAVPTNIGRTPAEVLSAINETAYRLQVRHAAAFNDSVRPALEEHGIRIVRWDSLDEAQQDRLHELFSEQVFPVLMPLAVDPAHPFPYISGLSLNLSVRIRNPKTNRQEFARIKVPQMLPRFMPLTPDTRSGPIDFIALEDLIANQLETLFPGMEIVEHHVFRVTRNEDVQIEEDETENLIQALEKELLRRRFGPPIRLEISDDMDAVTLDLLMRELDITEQEVFTLPSPLDLGGLFDLAKLDRPALHYPNNVPTTAVALKPAEDNSRADIFRSIAQQDILLHHPYESFTTSVQAFLEQAAADPHVLAIKQTLYRTSGDSPIVEALIDAAEAGKQVLALVEIKARFDEQANITWARKLEKAGVHVVYGVAGLKTHCKLALVIRQEKGGVLRHYSHIGTGNYNPKTSRIYEDLGLLTADDVVGKDLTRLFNELSGYGIEKKFKRLLVAPLHLRKGLLKRIAVETQNALDGKPSGIRIKVNSIVDEKIIDALYRASNAGVPVQVWVRGICSLTPGQPGLSENIEVRSILGRYLEHSRVFSFVNDGDQATYIGSADMMHRNLDRRVEALVRLVDPAHLQEIEDLFDRAMADTTSAWVLDSDGEWTRRNKGADGTTLEDLQTAVMGIVAKRKRRVLR
- the mshD gene encoding mycothiol synthase produces the protein MSAFPPPPTPAPDAPRVARVDPTPDAVRGVLALGDLAREADGVGPFNEQTRLTLGADGGPALLAAPGTDDRPVGAAVVARGDAGIEAELVVDPTHRGRGVGRALLDAVLAEAAGSPVSVWAHGDHPGARGLAAATGLDRARELLQLRASVAEARAGLGERPMPAGLALSSFTAEDADDWVALNARAFASHPEQGRMTRGDLDDRVAEPWFDASLLLLARDADGRLAGFHWLKAEDGEAEVYVLGVDPDRAARGLGSALLAAGLDLLAARGLEEVDLYVEADNAPALALYRRAAFRDAALDVQYRSA
- a CDS encoding NUDIX hydrolase, coding for MGDVPPSPSVFAAGAVVWHVVEGRIRVLIIHRTRRRDTSLPKGKVDPGETLPQTAVREVHEETGLRVALGVPLGAIEYGISGGRRKSVSYWAAEATDAMVEAGRFEPDDEVESVEWVSIPNARKRLDYPGEVQILDLFAGLVETGSHRSFALIALRHGHAVQPYEWDGADASRPLSARGQGEARSIVPTLLAFGPRVVTSSTAERCLQTVAPLAEALGRRVKEDAGISQDAYETDGGSVRATVAKRVRKARSAVLCSHSPVLPEILHEIALATETPRASRMPRAGMLSPAEFSVVHLSASDPEAGILAVETYGPSA
- a CDS encoding phosphate ABC transporter substrate-binding protein PstS; the protein is MKISRLGSAAALAAVTAIALSSCAANEAPAEGGDASASTLSGSLNGIGATSQGSAQEAWSAAFQTANPDVTVSYAGEGSGAGREAFMAGGQNANFAGSDRALKTDELTGTFGQCADGVKPIDIPAYISPIALMFKIDGVTELHLDAATAAGIFKGTITKWNDPAIVALNPDATMPDAGITAVHRSDDSGTTENFAKYLNTTAKDVWDATPAGVWPYQGGEAAQGTSGVVDAITGGTNIIGYADASKAGDLGVAKIKVGDEFVGFSPEAAAAVVEASPEAEGREANDVVFDLDYSTTESGVYPIVLVSYLIACQEYKDPAVGELVKAYLGYVTSTEGQQVAADKAGAAPLSDTVAAQVKTAVESIK
- a CDS encoding response regulator transcription factor, whose translation is MAQLLILTSSADTDVLPALGLLSHRTRHIQADASSLVNAPAADLVLVDARRDLASAKSLCKILTTTGGGTPLILVLTEGGLTAVSADWGATDVILDSAGPAEVDARVRLVIGRAALEHTGSKIQASGVVIDEASYSAKVHGKPLDLTFKEFELLRFFASHPSRVFTREQLLSEVWGYDYFGGTRTVDVHVRRLRAKLGDLESLIGTVRNVGYRFNVYEEDSERVPAPADPGA